The nucleotide window GTAAACGTGACATGCACAACAGCCAACCGGATGATTGTTTCCAGCAAAAAGTTGATGTCTGAACGCTTGCCCGCCTGAATCTGGCACGCCTCATCCATAGCACCGCGCATGCTTTGCGGGGACCCGACAACATGGTGCGACTAACAACTGACAGAGCGCAACGATGTTGTCGAATACAATCGACGATCCAGCAATCTAGATCTCGGACAATCGATCGTTGGCGAGACAAGCATGTCTTCTGTTCCGTGTGCTTCGCCGGATGGAGTGCTGGCGCAGGGCCATAAATTGTGGAAGGGGCAGGCTCACGAGGCGTCGATGGTGTACGAGTGTATGTAAGTGAAAAACGACGTCTGATGTGTCATTTTGATGGTCTCGCACATGTTTTTATTGCAGTGGTGTGTGGCCCATGGGACGGTGGTGACCCGCCAGATgcagccgtcgtcgagggtaGGCGGACAGGCCCCGGGGAAGCCATCCGATCATCTTACTGGCATGTCTGTCGTCTGCAGGTGATTTCGACTGGTGGTACGTAGTTGCAGCCGTTGCAAGGTCGGCTATCGCCCCAAAAAGCGAGCAGGCAGGCCGGAATCGTGCTGTGGGCGATGCTAATTGGGCCTCGCAACCAGGGGCAGAGCGACGTCAGGACGTGCCGCCATTGCTCGACCAGGGCTTTAGTGTGGCATGACAATTGACCGCCATCGTGTTTTCCATGCCATCTGCAGACATGACGACGGGTGGCTGTCGCGGATGCAATGCCGACACTCCCGGCCCTATTGTTCTGCCGCTGTACGAATAGTGTGGACGCATTAGCAGCAGTCGTCGAGTTGCAGTCTTAAGGTGAAGGCGTGTCCTCTGCAAGTTGTGTCGTGTCAATAGTGGGCCGGCATGCATTTCGTCCGTAGTCAACGGGGATAGCATCTTGTCAGCATAGTGCGAAATTGCCGCATTGCAAAGCGAACTGGTTGTTGCGGACACTTGACAAACAGCGAAATTTGGACTCTAGGTTGGGAGAGGGCGTCGCCTGTGATCGATAAGAGCAATTGGTGACGTCTTGGAAACAATGTAAAGGAAAGAGTAGGACACTGAAACAGGCCAAATGCCGAGCTTTCCTATTCAGGCCAGTACGGTTTATTGGCGGGATAGCCCGGGGAAATCTGGTGATTCGATTTGCTCGACGCAGGCAGGAGAAAGTACTGGCTACGATAGTAATACTGGTTATATGCAAGCCTGAGCGGTCAGCTGGTATATATGCATATTGAAACCCACTCTTTGCAAGGGTCCGAAAATTTTAGTGGCGGGAACTTCCTTTCCCCGATATCCAGTTCTAAGGAGCTTGCTTTCCTATCTTGTCCCGCCATAGCTCCGCTTTACCTCTCCCCGGCACACGAACCTCAGCTTGCCCAAGGGACCGCGACTCCATCGACTCCCTTCCGTCTTGATCAATTGACCGTCCGGTCCTTGCCGCTCTGACCCAGTAAGTTTTTTTCTCCCGCAGAAGCCACTGCGGATGCCCTGTCTgacctttttcttcttcttgggagGGGTAGGAATCGATGCTCGCGCAACGCTTGCCAACGGCCATGGCTTCCGACAACGAATCGTCCGACTCTCGACCTGCGAGATCGTCGCCTCAGACAacatcctctctctttcaaTCCAGGGCTACGAAACAGTTGGGCCTCTTctttgccggcgccggcttcttcctcttctcggccatgaTCACGCGTCGCTCCGTGGTTCGCAAACAACTCGCCGCCTTTCCCAAGTTCTACCAGCCCAGCCACTACGCGGCAGGCAAGCAAGGAAATCCCGAAGGAGGCATGATTGCCTTTGAGGCGTTGAATCTGGCGACTCTCAACGTATTCAGCTTTGCCATGATGATGACCGGAGGTGCTGCCTGGGCCTTTGATGTGTCTTCCGTTGACGACCTCAGAGATATGGCCCAAAGAAGCATTCGCGGATCAGCTGCTCAGACGGATGAGGCCGCTGAGCGTGAATTCGAAGAATGGGCTGCCAAGGTTCTGACAAAGTTCGGCAAGATGCCCGCTGAGAGCGAAGAAGAGAATAAAGTCAAAAGTGAGGCCGACTCCAAGACAGGCAAAGAGGGACGGTGAGGTGGCAACGATCATCTAGATCAAAATATCTGTCTGTTGCGAGTACAGATGACCCATGGGTACGGCACGTCCCATTACGGACGCTGCCAGGTCGTCCACGACGCGACACAATGTACATAACCCACAAGGCGCATATCGCTCTTTAAGACACCTCTCACCATGATCGACTCAACAATTGGCATGGACTGGCGTGCATTTCGTCACGTTTGCCATCCAGCAAGACCATTTGCCTTGGCGAGAAAGCGAGACCGGAGCAGCCAGTATGGGATTGATGAAGCCACCAGAATGGCCATGTCAACATCGGTTTCAGAAcagggcggcggtgcggcCATCTACTGGAGCCCTCCCGTCGTGCCTCGGCAGGGCCCACGGGTCCTGCATCGCGGCGTTCCCAGCGCCATACGGAGTATGCTGATCCGTAATGCTGTCTCAAAGCCACCTCGATAGCCCGATCCGTGAGCCGCGCATACTCGATAACTTCATAAAAGCCAAGCAGCTCTGGTTAGGCGCCTGATCCCCTCATGACTCTGGCGGGGTCGCCGCTTAATAGAAGCTAGTGGTCGAGGAGGGCTTGCAGGCGTTCGGTTGCTCCACGCCCGCGCCATCAGGATCGTGGTTTGGCATGGTCAGCAGCCAATGGCATGTATTGCCCTATCACTTCTCAGAATTTTCTTTGCGCGTTCATGACTTTTCTTTTAGAAggagtctctctctctctacctccctctctctcttcatctCTGTACAATGAAGTAGTGCTTTGTGAGCTGTCACGAAGTCTTTCTCACCATCCGGAACGGCGTCAATGGCGTCAAATAGGTTGAGCGGTTGACGCAGATGACGCTTGTTTCCGTTCCCGAGATGTTTGACTCGGAGCTCTTTCTTATGTCGACCATGGTTGATGATCTAGGAGGCCACCGACAAGAGAGGTGGATGATACGAGCTGCCTGGAAAGCCACGCCTCATTGGCGATGGGGCTGGGTACGCACCACTGAGGCACCGACAGACTCGATTCGGAGAGAACGACGACTTCGCCTTTGGGGGTGGAGAAAGGGTCCGAGACAACCCATGGCCTTGTAATCACCCCCCGGTCGTCCCGGCCTGCCCCGTCACCATCCCTGATACCTATCTCGTCGACCAGGATTTTGTACCTTGCGGCCCTAGGTACTTAGCAGATCGCCCTCTAGTGCATTCTGGATTTTTGACCACCCACACCCATCCCCCCCTGTTTCCTACGTCCGCAAGAGCTGGGAGGGTGTTAACAAGGGTGCCATACAAATTCATACAAACGGAAGCGCAATGAGCCTTCCGCTGCAGCGACACTCTATGATCCATGCTCTGGCTATCGGACCCGAATCTATGCCAAGTCGCGTCTGGCTCCAGGAGGTAAACCGGGTGGTATTCGTCCACGGCTCCCTCTTGTTTCGGTTCATCTTATAAAACTTCCTCGCCTCCTCATCAATCCCGCTTGCTATAACCTCACACACTTCTTCACTCATAACACGCTGCTTGGACGTACAGCCGTTCACGTATAGCATAGGCTTGCCTCTACACGGCCTCCATTTCTCTCCACTGTTGTCAAGCAATGTGCCAAACCAACATCCAACTTGACTCTTGGTGGTGCTAATCCTCGTACCTTACGTTTCACGTATTCTTGGCCGCCTCCTTACACCAAACCGAAGACCATCGTCTGTCAGGAAGGGCAGTCGAAAAGACAATGTCAATGCAGTCAACAAGTTTCACGCCCATGAGTGGCCACACGACGAATATCAACATGCAACCAGCCCACGGCACGCTCCTCCATGATGGAAAATCCTTGGACGACCAGGAGTATCAACGCGGTGACCCCGTTGCAatcgtcgacgatggtgcgAGAGAGACTCTTACAGATGCGATCCAAATTCTCAACCTCCGGAACAACCAGTACATGCTCGTCTTACTCAAAGCTGTGTGCTGGGTTCCTACTCACACCGAGCAACGGTCCGGCACCACTTTCTTGCTCACCTTGTACGGACCAAACTTGGACTTTCGTCACTCTCACTCTGAGCGTCCTCAGATGGGGTATCGTGGCATCGCCACTCTTTTCGGTTCCGGCGTCTATGTAGGGCGCGAGGTCGTGCTAGAGGGCAATCTCTCCAGGGTCAACCTTGACCCTGCGAATCGGATTTCTCTATTCACAACTCAGTGGGATGCGCTTTCAGTCCACTCGGAATTGCAACAACCGGCATTGACACCCTCTGCCTCGTCCTGTGCTTCAGAAAGAAGCCCTTCCGAGTCCGGGGATGACGCCCCCCCTCCGCGGTTCTACCGTCTCCAAGGACGAAGGGACTCTGCTATTGAAATTCGAGACCCTGAATCACCAGTTTACAAGTCTTGTACTAACGGGCGAAAGGTGAGCTCCTTATTCGAACAGAACCCCAAGATGTTGAAAACCCAAGCTGACAGCTCCCGAACAGTCGGTCTCACCTAAGCCCCTGTTTACACGCACTGCATCCTTTGCGACGAAATTCAACACCCGCGTCGCGGTAGAAACCCCTTCGCCCAAGCGTCTACAATACGAAAGCAACACTCCCACATGGTCAGACCTGGGATCTGATGACGATTTCGGTTTTGGTGTCGACGCCACGTTTAATCTTGATCCCATCTTCCCTGATGGTCTTGATTTGTGCCTGAACGAACCTCAGTTTGACAGCATGATTGCAGACAGCGACTTGCAAGTCAATTTTGTTTTCCTGCCACAAAATGGAGGCAGCGATTATGCGCCTGGGCACGCCGAACATCAACGGCCAaatggcggcggccaagagCCTCTGTGGCCCACGCACGGCATTCCGGCAGGTCAAGATACTGCCTGGGATCCTCTGCAAATGCCACCGCAACACGCGCCGGAGATGCGGCCACAACAACTCCCAATGCCTCaacgccagcagcagccaccTATGAGACAGGGCCCCCAGACCGAATACTATGAGCAATATCGGCTTGCAGAAGATCAAGCCAGCTCTCATATGCACTCCGGGCCTGATGCGCACCACCCTCAGCAGCCGGAAGCCCCGCACATGCCCAATGATGCCCGCGCGGGTTATGCGCCATCTCAACTACCCCCGGTAGCTGCCTCTCAACCCATCCAAGGATTCCAGATGCAGTCCCGCTACCCGGAGTCTTCCAGCAGATTACCTGTCCCAGGTGCCCCCATCAGCTCTTTCCCGACGCCTCAGGAGGTTCACATCATTCAAAGCAACCGTCACGAGCCACGCCAGCCTCACCCCCTGGCCTCCAGCTCCTACAGTCCGGTGCAAGAAGGGACATTGCCTTCATCGTCACATAGCCAGCAGTCTAGGCGCAGTCCGATGTTAGAGGAACCACGGGCGGCTGGCACTCGAAGCACGCCAGTCACAGCTCGCCGAGCATCAACTCAGTCCGTCCATACGTTTTCGCCGAATGCGTTGGTCGAGTCCTTCCGTCAGAGCACGCAGGCGCACATTGCTACGTTGCAGAACCACCACGACCAGTTACAGCGGAACCCAACTACTGACGACGAGTTTCGCCAGGCCATTGAGGCATTGCAGGCTGCTCGCCGAGCCGCGGATGACTCCTTGCAGCAACTTGGTCTGCTCCAGCCTATCACCGGGATTCCTCTGAAAGGCACTGAGAAGAGGCTCCAATCCCTCGCTGATCAAATTGTTGACGCGATGAAAGCTTTGTTTCCAAATGCTTCAAATTCGTCTGAGCAGAGCGTTCAGAGCATGGTCCAGAAAGTTCAGAGCCTGAAGGACTTCATTGAGTACGTCGAGGGTGTCCATCCCGAAGTAGTCAAACGGGCTCAGGAGCCCGCTACTGCTGCTACCTGCGACAAGAAGATGAACGCACCAGCTACTACGGCAGGCCGAGTGCCCTCGGCTCCGGCCTCGGTGTCCTCCCAAGCCGCGGACGACTCTGACTCTTGCCGCTGGGCCGACGGCCAGACCACTCCCCCGCCAGACCGGTCATCCGCAATGGTGCAGAACCGAGACCGCTCGCGCATGTTCCGCGACATGACGACCGCCCACAGTCGTCGTACCGAGCACCGAGTCAACAATGGCCCGGAGTTTTACCCCCCCAATAGCTACAGCCAGCCCTCATCTCGGGTTCACTCGCCGATGGCCGCCCACTCGGTACCAGTTGAGGCTCAGCATCCCGCCGGACACGGCTTCTTCCACCAACCTCTTCCGACCCCTCTCCAGCAGACGATGCAGATGCCGGATTTTGGCGCGCCGATGGAATCTCGGCCGATGCATGCCtacccgccgccggcttcggtCGAGATGATGCGTCCAATGCAGCCCATCCCGAGCCTGCCCCCTCAGCAACATTACACAACTCAGCAGGAGAACTCATTCTACCTGCGACCGAACCCGTCTAGCAACATCTACCCCGCGAGCGGAGCAGAGATGCCGCAGACGGCGTACGCCCCACGGTCTCCGTTGTCTTTCCAGCCGGGACCGGCCCCGTCTCATGCCGGTTACTACCAAGATGTAAGGTCCACGCTTCCGGACCGACGGACGGTTCGTCAGGAACGCCCTGCCCCTTACTCTCTCAACTACAGAGATCAGAGACGACGCAGGGGAAGCCAGTGATGGCCCATGCACTTCTCGTATGTGCCTGTGAGCACATGATTCCTACACTCACGTCGGCTGCGCCGTACAACATGAAAAGTTTTTCATTTTGGCTTCAAAACTAGCGAGCATCTGATATCCTGCTGCATTCTTTCTGGCGAGGCGTTTCCAAAGTGTCAActttgtttttgttttctcCATCCATGTCGCTCTGGCTGCTGGACTTCGCGTGGGAGGCTAAGCTCTCGCGCTTATCAGCCCTTAATTTCTAACTCCTAAAACATACACAATGCTTCAAGGCCTCTTGCTTGGACCTCTTTTTCTTGGTGTTATGGGGGTCTGGAACACTCCCGGGGGGCGATGAAGTGATGGGACATTGAGTACACGAGACACGCACGAGCCTGGGGTGGACTTGCGGGAGGGGAGTTGTATCAGTAGATGAATCTCTGTGTTTTTGGTGTTATTGGGATGGCTATAAAAAAGTCTTTACGATATTCGTCTTTACAATCAATGATCAATGATCAAATCATCCAGAACACCCATTCTCTGTTTTGTGATATATGAGGCAACATTCTGTGAGTGAGGGATGGTGAGAATGAGCATTGATTCAACATCTGTCGCATGGTTTAGGAGATGCCCGCAGTAAGCCGCGCCTTGGATGGATCCCACCGGTCGGCCGGAACCGTTGTCTACCTACGGCCCCGGAAGCCGAGTAACTGCACGGACCCCGGCTCCGCGCTCCACCCAGCGTCTCCAACTCCTTGTgtgcccctcccccgccgcgGGGAAGTTGGGATCTGCCCGGTACTAATACACCTTCCCCCACACACCTCGGCTGACGCAGGCTAGCAACCCGAATCGGCATAtgctccgccgccgagccctGACTACCACCGACGTCTGAGGTGCTCCCCGGCTGCTACCGTTTCGAAGTTTGAGCGGGCGGGTGCGGGACCTCCTCGCTACCGGTCTATTTTTCTTGGCCTGTGACGGGAAAATGGGCTGGATTGGGTCTTGTTGTTCATGCTTTCGGTAGATGCCTTCGTTTCCGGCAAGTCTCGGCCGGCGGTGTGTTCATGCAACAGTCTCCTTCGGCCCTACCATTGACGATCGGTGGGCTCCAcatctccccctcccggcctcCGTCGGTGAATCCAGATCAGGGCGTGCTCGGTGGTGCCAACTCAGCCGATCGACGTTTCAACGCCCCGAAGTATCATGGACCAGTGTCTCTCGACCCGGCTTTGCTTTCCCACCTGAGTAAAGGAGGGAGAGCTATCGGACGGGGGAGCGTGGTGCCCCAGCTTCTCAGCTGGCATCGTGAGACGTAGGTCCTGCGGCGATCCGACGGCGATGAGTTCCTAGGTcaggaggaggggtgggCCGAGTTTAGAGGATCTATAAAAGAACCGCGACGGGCCGCGCAGTCGAGTTTGTTGGCAGCCTAGCATACAACACGTTCCAAAGTCTTCTCTATTGGCTACTGAACCCTACTCGTCCCTGGCACGGATCTGTTGAAGCAGATAATCGCAAAATATGGCCATCACCAGGATTGGGCTCATCGCCTTagccgacgacgtcaagcaagacgaggccgtcgcaCGGTTCAGCAACTTTGCTAACGAGTGCAAAAAGGTATGTCCACGCAGCCCCCCTCGGCTTTTATACGGCAGATCCGGAGTGCTGATGTCCCTCTGTTCCCAGGAAGACGGCCAGACGTACATCGTCGCGTCCAAAGCGAGCAAGTGCAAGGTCCTGACCGACGTGCCAGGCTCACAGTCGTGGAGCGTGGTTTACGAGATTACTTTTGCGAGCGAGGCGTAGGTTTCTATCCAGCGATCCCCCCTTTTCAACTGCGGCACAGACAAAACGACTGACTGCTTGACATAGAGATATGGAGTACTACCAGACCAAGGACGCCGTTTACAAGGAGCTGATGaagcaggccgccgaggggaAGGCGACTGGCTTCATTGCTGTATCGGCGGAGTTTTAAGAACCCCGGTTGTAGAAAGAGAGATTTGATAAATTGGACCAATGTTTTAGCTGCCCCTCCGTCTTCCACCTCGTAAATCACGTCTGGTACTCTGAAGAAAAAAGAGTGTACAAAGACCTGTTTTCAAGAGCTTGCGTAGTGCCTGACTGATGAAACAGCCTGTACACGTAATAGTCAGGTCAAGTGGCTCTCGAGTCGACAGCCCACGGCCGTAAACAACCCCCATACGCTGGTTGTGCATGCCGTGTGGGATTTGAAGATTGCGGGGACCTTCCAACTTCCGCCTGTGATAGTTGCAAGGTGGTCGGTCCCCTTTCGTGGGTGCCAGAAGCTGCCTCAAAAATGGCCCACCAACAACCGAGCACGAAGTTGTGCGTTCCCACAGACGAACTGAGTCCTCGTTAGCATCAAATTTCTAGTTGCTCCTCAAGAATCCCCAGCACCCAAACCACTAAGAAACGGATGGCAAGCTTCTCACAGTCGCCGTACAGCCCTATCGGGGCCATCCCGCTACCAATAGCATCTTTGGGCGATAGGAATGCGCCTGGGCCAAATCTCATGAACCTTCGCTGATGGCACGCAGTCCAGTCAGTTTTCCATGTAGAGATCGTCTGTACTACTCTGACAACGGCGAGAGGACCTAGGACGCTGGTTCATACAGCTCCTCTAATCAATGGGAGGGGCTTTCCATATTGCTTTACTGCACTCAAAACTTGTACAAAGGCTGCCGGAAAGGGGCATAACTCAGACCATCGGGTTGAATTGCTGCTTGACGCTACATTCCCAGATAAACCTCGTTGGTATGTCCCCCTCCTTGGCGCTTGGTTTCTGCCTGGTCAGTTGCGGGTTCTGTCTGACTGCAAATAAGCCGAACGAAAAGCCCTCGTTCATCCGAACGGCTTCGCCGTGTTCAACGCATACGGGATCCTGCTCTGTGACTCAATTGTCAGCTTGTTCAGGGCCTGCTGCCGATGACTGAGGTAGGGGGAGGCACTAAACCGATACCAAGGACTTTGCGATATGGTGGGGAACGGGCCTCGGGCCCAAACTGCTCTGTGTCTGCTTGCAAGTTATGATTTCGGGACCTTTTCCAACGGGGCTCCTGTGGAACTGTTAGCGAAAGCTGCCGTGGCTTTTGAGAGACAGACAAGGTCTCCCGAGTTTGGGGAAAGGGCACCGAGGTCCTCGGGGAGCTGCAATGGTGCGTTCGTTGCGAACACAGCATCATTTTGAGTCCCATAATGTCATTGGTTCAAGAAAGCCGGGGGAAAGCACATCGTGTTACTCGAAAGCTCGGGTTGCCAGCGCAAGTAGTCAACCGGCGCAAAGGCAGGCAAAAGTGCATCTGCGAGACGTGGGAAGCGACGAGGGCCAAGGGAATATCGGCTACTACATCTCCCGCAGTATGCGTCAAAGGAGTAAACACCTATAACGACTGACTTGCATGCGGAAGTACCTTCATTATCCACAGCTTTACCCTACGGCTGCCTCGCGATTCATGTTCCCAACAGCCTAGATGCGGTGTCCAACACAATGATATCGTATGTAGAGGACGTGCTTTGTACAACCACAAACATGGGAATTCCACCAGTTCCGTCTAGAGGGCCGCAAACGCTCAACGGAGTCCCCCCCCAATGGATTCATCCGTTACCGTTACCGATACCGACTGTTCCGTTCCCCAGGTCCCGAAACCGCGGTCACGACAGCCGGCTCAAACCGAAAGTCAGGAGCGTGGTCACAGGACGACGTGGCAGGTGCCCCCGCCAACAAGGCAGATCTACTACTCCAAGTACTCTGGTATCAAGCACCCGATTGATACCCCACCCTTGACCGGGCAATCATGGTTTAAGCTGCCGCGGGAATCCTTAGCAGCAGTAACTCACGATCCCGGTAAACTCTCAGCTTGGTCATGGCTCCCGAATAGTCGCTAACCAAGGAAATCGTACTCTACACTGCCCAGTAGGGAGGTGTACCTAGACCCTCCCACCAAAGTACGTCCTGAAGACAGGCTGTGATCACCTGCAGCGTCTTCGCTCTAGCGTAAAGTAGTTCCAGAAGTCTGGACCCCGAAAGGTACACAGTAGACGACAGGCACGGCGGCGTGGCCTCTGACGAACGATCACGGTTGCGTTACCGAGACCGAGAGCACGCATCCTCCCTGCCACCCGGTATCCGATCATGTGTGGTGGACGCCTCACCCGCCACGACGGCCGGCAAGCCTCATGCGGCGTCGAAGTATAGGTCCGAAAAGGGGGTCCAGCGCCGGAACCGAGTGGACAGACGCCGACAGCAAAGTCAAGGTCTCGGGTGGTTTGTGGTGGCAGCAGGCGAGCGGGCCCGGGCAGATTCTCTCGTATGCAAAGTGAGAATCGCATCCCACTTTGCCTTCCCCAAAGATGCCTGTTTCACTGTCCCGGTTTCCCGCTaacggcggcgcggcgcctACACGACTCGGGTCGCGGCATACGCTATCTACCATGCCTATTCGGTATAATAATCGAAAAccaaaagggggggggaagtaGCCCAAGAATTGCCCTTGCCCCTTCCCGAGACGGGGATCCTGTGATC belongs to Colletotrichum higginsianum IMI 349063 chromosome 5, whole genome shotgun sequence and includes:
- a CDS encoding Stress responsive A/B barrel domain-containing protein; translated protein: MAITRIGLIALADDVKQDEAVARFSNFANECKKEDGQTYIVASKASKCKVLTDVPGSQSWSVVYEITFASEADMEYYQTKDAVYKELMKQAAEGKATGFIAVSAEF